The following proteins are co-located in the Diorhabda carinulata isolate Delta chromosome 4, icDioCari1.1, whole genome shotgun sequence genome:
- the LOC130892432 gene encoding leucine-rich repeat-containing protein let-4-like: MLILIITVIMCCVKTNSVCLDFCDCSKVLSNKKLVSNQFDFNESQQSLHSLVSVENGSNSVSFPDSSTVILQICEMNFEFGNLNLEWIKHLVLTENNFTTVPEFISAFKSVDMVDLSRNKIKYLEESSFTTLNLTLLNISKNFITSLSNISYGLNTLINLDISYNNVENIDYVIDFPNLQYLNLSANNMKVLNADFLNNLILLQHLDVSRNKLTSIAPIQLQNLINLLIGDNDYLGKTRDIFYVGNGRKIQTLDASRIGLQQVPAILTHSIKYLILKKNLIRSINSGDLDSYPLLNTLDLSSNNIKFIEEDSLGRLEFLSVLYLTNNQLEEIPRSLPEKLKVLHLDINKIGVIRKKDLQGLSELRVLFLNDNNVSVINEGVFSELTSLVSLDLSRNPIIDLETGIFAGPPSLEVLHLASVNILPTDNTSFPFSTPESLVKLNLSSSPGLVHQFLMDTATLMAAKRLQELDLTGGNLKFIRQDLQFFLPQLKSLHINGNELSPSQINWLKSWLCAQNQNDEVDNSTHIEFLNISTSTSSAIKSKQFKSEARSFTDLDVNGNKLTNRNINDVGFNVNEGYQITSKFSQALFSPYNKYSASNHDENEIMKVVPLKLNTSSSEFSVYENGKTYFYIRLIFYVVLTVVTVYYLFALYQYFIRIEIQDTEVTNLSTISDIW, translated from the coding sequence atgttgattctgATCATAACCGTCATCATGTGTTGTGTGAAAACAAATAGTGTATGTTTAGATTTCTGTGATTGTTCAAAAGTACTTTCTAATAAAAAGCTTGTTTCTAATCAGTTCGATTTCAATGAGAGTCAGCAGAGTCTACATTCTCTTGTATCTGTTGAAAATGGGAGTAATAGTGTTTCTTTTCCGGACTCTTCCACAGTGATTCTCCAAATTTGTGAAATGAACTTTGAATTCGGTAATTTAAACTTGGAGTGGATTAAACATTTAGTATTAACTGAAAACAATTTCACCACAGTTCCTGAATTTATATCTGCATTCAAAAGTGTTGATATGGTGGACTTATCgcgaaataaaataaagtatttagaAGAAAGTTCGTTCACAACATTGAATCtaacattattaaatattagtaaaaattttataacttcaTTAAGCAATATCAGTTATGGTTTAAATACTTTGATAAATCTGGACATTTCTTATAATAACGTGGAGAACATTGATTATGTTATAGATTTTCCAAATTtgcaatatttaaatttaagtgCGAACAATATGAAAGTGTTGAATgctgattttttaaataatttaatattgttgCAACATTTAGATGTATCGCGAAATAAACTCACCAGTATTGCACCGATTCAATTGCAAAatctaattaatttattaatcgGCGATAACGATTATTTAGGCAAAACACGCGATATTTTTTATGTGGGAAATGGACGTAAGATACAAACTTTAGACGCGTCACGAATAGGACTCCAACAAGTGCCGGCTATTTTAACTCATTCCATTAAATATctgatattgaagaaaaatttgattcgATCCATTAACAGCGGGGATTTGGATTCGTATCCATTATTAAACACGCTCGATTTGAGttctaacaatataaaatttatagaagaGGATTCCTTAGGGAGACTGGAGTTTTTATCGGTTCTTTATCTAACCAACAATCAGCTCGAAGAAATCCCAAGAAGTTTACCTGAAAAACTGAAAGTTCTACACTTAGATATTAACAAGATTGGAGTGATAAGAAAAAAAGATCTCCAAGGGCTGTCTGAACTTCGAGTGCTATTTCTTAACGACAATAACGTTTCTGTAATAAATGAAGGAGTTTTTTCTGAGTTAACATCGTTAGTTAGTTTGGATTTATCGAGAAATCCTATTATTGACCTGGAGACAGGTATATTTGCTGGTCCTCCCTCCCTGGAAGTGCTACACTTAGCTTCCGTAAATATTCTACCAACAGATAACACTTCGTTTCCATTTTCTACTCCAGAAAGTTTAGTTAAACTTAATTTATCTTCCAGTCCAGGATTAGTAcatcaatttttaatggatACAGCAACATTAATGGCTGCGAAGCGACTGCAGGAATTAGACTTGACAGGCGGAAATCTGAAATTTATAAGGCAGGATTTACAGTTCTTCCTTCCCCAATTGAAATCGCTACATATAAACGGCAATGAATTAAGCCCTAGTCAGATTAATTGGTTGAAATCTTGGTTGTGCGCACAGAACCAGAATGATGAAGTAGACAATAGCAcacatattgaatttttaaatataagtaCGTCCACATCGTCtgcaataaaatcaaaacaatttaagAGTGAAGCCAGAAGTTTTACCGATTTAGATGTTAACGGCAATAAGTTAACCAACAGGAATATCAATGATGTTGGTTTTAATGTTAATGAAGGATATCAGATCACATCAAAATTTTCGCAAGCACTATTCTCTCCGTACAATAAATATTCTGCCAGTAATCACGATGAAAATGAGATAATGAAAGTGGTTCCTTTAAAACTAAACACATCGTCAAGTGAATTTTCTGTGTACGAAAATGGAaagacatatttttatattcgcTTAATATTTTATGTGGTTCTCACTGTGGTTacagtatattatttatttgccttatatcaatattttatccGAATTGAAATTCAAGATACTGAAGTTACTAATTTATCGACTATTTCTGATATTTGGTGA